AATTCTCCAAGAATCTTATCAGTTTGGTGAGTTAAAAGTTCCAGCTTGGGGCGCAAATACTATGCGTTCAGAATTTGCTTTTTTAAGCGCTATTCCCAATAACTTATTAGGTGCAATTCGCTATTACCCCTATCTTTTCTTAAATCGCTCATCATTAGTTACGTTGCCAAATTATCTCAAACAGCAAGATTACTATTGTATTTGTATACACCCTTACCCATCTGGATTTTTCCGGCGAAATAAAGTCTTTAAACATTTGGGTTTTGACTTATTTTTAGATATTGAACAGTTTCAGTCAGCAGAAAAATTTGGTGCTTATATTAGCGATCAAGCGGTCGCCCTAAAGATTATTGAATGTATTGAATATTACACTGAGAAGCCTTTATTTATCTTTGCAATCACGATGGAAAATCACGGACCTTTGCATTTAGAAAAGGTTTCACAAAACGAAACTTATTATTACCTAAAACCAAATACTATTAAAAAGCCTCATAATTTAATTGCTTACTTAAGGCATTTAGCGAATGCTGATAAAATGTTGGAAATTGTTATTCAACACTTAAAGCAAAATTCTAAACCTAGTACATTATGTTTTTATGGGGATCATGTACCTAGTATGCCTGATATTTATGAAGAATTAGATTATAAAACTCCTGATACTAACTATTTTATTTGGCACTCTTATAAAAAACCCACAAAACAAAATAATAATAAAACTATTGATATTGCTGAGCTAGCAAAAGATTTACTTGATGGTCTGTAGTAAGTTCTTCACGTTAATTAACGAATGTTGTTTTAATAAATTACCAACATCATATGTACTAGGCCAAGAATCATAACTAGTATTGTCGTTTTCTGTTTTAATAGTTGCCAATAAATCATTCATTCTTAGCAGTTTCAACAAAGACTCAATACCTAAAATGAATAATTTACAGTTTACTAAAAACAAACTTGTTTCCACGTTTCGTTTATAAACTATTTTTTTTATTATACTGCCTGTATCAAAGGATTCATCTTGATAGTGTAAGGTAACCCCTAATTTTTTTTCATTACGTAATAACATATAAAAAGCAGGATCAACACCTTTATAGACAGGTAACAAACCGGGATGAATATTAAGGCATCCGTACTTAGGAATATCTAGTATATTTTTATCTATTAATTGGTTAAAGTGAGCGGACAGCAAATAATCTGCTTTATACTTTCTTATAATTAATTCTAATTTGTTTATATCCTTAGTTTTTAAAATATCAATTTTATCACTAAACAGCTTATTTTTAATAATTTTTTTTCGCTCACTAAAAATACTTAAAATTGAGTATCCTGTAGTGATTAAAAATAAATAAAAAGCGTAATATAGCCCAACTTTTTTTAATAATTTTATACTATCAATAAGTACATAGCCTTGTTTTTTTAAGACCCTTGTCGATTCAATAATCGCAACGACCTGGATATGGGATGCATTTAATAATCTTTCTAAAACCAAATCTGAATAAATACTTGGATAAGTACAAAAAATTACGCTTACTT
This DNA window, taken from Candidatus Thiocaldithrix dubininis, encodes the following:
- a CDS encoding LTA synthase family protein, whose translation is MNYIILIFITTFLVLLNLIINIKNKLYFNDLIILTIILSFNLVLTDNIILSLLSTGILIFILKTINESKYKALNEFIVFSDIALFSQVFFYPRLYLPFLNLRLIIFILPIIFLLSYFLIFLLPKWSLSNHYFSYISLILLISSELFYIKRIIFIDNISKSISKYGLLTHLLKGLEVSIAQINNKNFITDLNQKSFLQITPKKLDYKPVIITIQSESFFNPEKLQIDYKSSFLPIYKKILQESYQFGELKVPAWGANTMRSEFAFLSAIPNNLLGAIRYYPYLFLNRSSLVTLPNYLKQQDYYCICIHPYPSGFFRRNKVFKHLGFDLFLDIEQFQSAEKFGAYISDQAVALKIIECIEYYTEKPLFIFAITMENHGPLHLEKVSQNETYYYLKPNTIKKPHNLIAYLRHLANADKMLEIVIQHLKQNSKPSTLCFYGDHVPSMPDIYEELDYKTPDTNYFIWHSYKKPTKQNNNKTIDIAELAKDLLDGL
- a CDS encoding formyltransferase family protein — encoded protein: MRKVSVIFCTYPSIYSDLVLERLLNASHIQVVAIIESTRVLKKQGYVLIDSIKLLKKVGLYYAFYLFLITTGYSILSIFSERKKIIKNKLFSDKIDILKTKDINKLELIIRKYKADYLLSAHFNQLIDKNILDIPKYGCLNIHPGLLPVYKGVDPAFYMLLRNEKKLGVTLHYQDESFDTGSIIKKIVYKRNVETSLFLVNCKLFILGIESLLKLLRMNDLLATIKTENDNTSYDSWPSTYDVGNLLKQHSLINVKNLLQTIK